Proteins encoded together in one Bacteroides ovatus window:
- a CDS encoding DUF3575 domain-containing protein: MKKVAILILFMLGCAISEGYAQKVALKSNLLYDATTTMNLGLEIGLVRKWTLDIPVNYNPWKLSDGKRLRHWGIQPEVRYWFCESFRRMFIGMHGHYADFNVGGWPDWSFISDNMQHTRYQGYLYGGGFSVGYSWILKKRWSIETSVGVGYAHIVYDKYPCATCGTRLKESSKNYFGPTKASVSLIYVIK; encoded by the coding sequence ATGAAGAAAGTTGCTATACTCATATTATTCATGCTCGGATGTGCTATTTCCGAGGGTTATGCCCAGAAGGTTGCGTTGAAAAGCAATCTGCTGTATGACGCTACCACTACCATGAATTTGGGGTTGGAGATCGGACTGGTGCGTAAATGGACGCTGGACATTCCGGTCAATTATAATCCGTGGAAACTTTCCGACGGCAAACGCCTCCGTCATTGGGGGATACAACCCGAAGTTCGTTACTGGTTTTGTGAGAGTTTTCGCCGTATGTTTATCGGAATGCACGGACATTATGCCGATTTCAATGTAGGAGGGTGGCCCGACTGGTCTTTTATCAGTGACAATATGCAGCATACGCGTTATCAGGGATATCTTTATGGCGGTGGCTTTTCCGTAGGATATTCGTGGATTCTGAAAAAACGCTGGAGTATAGAAACGTCTGTCGGAGTGGGATATGCGCACATTGTATATGACAAGTATCCTTGCGCTACCTGTGGTACGAGATTGAAGGAAAGCAGCAAAAATTATTTCGGACCTACCAAAGCAAGTGTGTCACTTATTTATGTAATTAAATAA